The stretch of DNA TATTGAAAGGCTGCGCCGAACATCTACCTTATCGGGTTGAAGCTGCGCTGACGTAACCAACCGTTTTATAGACGAAAAATAACGCTCCGCATCTATTCGACGCATGAAATCGCCTACTTTTAGTTTATACGTTGGCTGATTATAGGTCAAATATGGGCTTAATTCCGGAAAATTCTGATAAATAAGTAATTTTATCGATTCAACTTCCTGTCGCTGGTTACCGACATAGACCTGAACCCGGAAACCCGGTGCGTATCGAACCGACCGGTTTTGAGTTGCAATGGTATCCATTACATAATCGAGCTGGCGGTTAATGTGCAATGCTTCAACGGGTGCATTTGGTTTATTCGCATCAGGCTTACGAGTTGTAGTGGCAGGTGTGGGCGTAGCTGTGTTTGTTGGACTCACCGGCTTGTTTGTTGCCGGTGAAGCCGATGCCGTTGGCTTGTATACGGGCCGAACTGTCGATAAGTCTTCGTTATAACTACCATAGTCTACCGATGAACGGCCACTGGTTGCCCGGCTACTGGCGCAGCCCATTGCCAGTACGAGGAGATAGAAAATCAATAACAGTGAACCGTAGCGCATAAGGTAAGCCTGAATCTAACCGTAAAAGTAGCTATTTTTGAGCATCGAATGCTACCAACCGAATGGTGAACATACAAAGTCACGTGTGCCTGAAGCCGTATAATACGTTCGGGATTGACGTACGCGCCCGGTATTGGGTCGAAGTAAACCATGAAGACGACCTGCCCGCTCTGCTGCATCTTACAGAATTTCTCGACACACCCAAGTTGATTTTAGGTGGGGGCAGTAATGTGCTGCTCTGCCACGATTTCGACGGGTTAGTGGTAAAAATGAGTATTCAGGGTATCGATGTTGTTCGTGAAGATGATGAACATATCTACCTCAAAGCGGGCGCGGGCATAGTCTGGCATGAATTGGTCATGTATTGCGTTGAGCGGGGCTATGCCGGTATGGAGAACCTGTCGCTCATACCCGGCACGGTGGGAGCTGCACCTATGCAGAACATCGGGGCCTACGGCGTTGAACTGGAGCAAATTTTTGACTCACTGACTGCCGTTCACATCAAAACGGGCGACATACAGACGTTCAATCATGCCGACTGTGCATTTGGCTACCGGGAGAGCGTTTTCAAGCATAACCTGAAGGGGCAGTACATAATTACCAGCGTAACGTTCCGGTTAGCTAAACAGCCCACGTTTCATACCCGGTACGGAGCCATCCGCGAAACGCTGGCCGA from Spirosoma montaniterrae encodes:
- a CDS encoding SPOR domain-containing protein, which gives rise to MRYGSLLLIFYLLVLAMGCASSRATSGRSSVDYGSYNEDLSTVRPVYKPTASASPATNKPVSPTNTATPTPATTTRKPDANKPNAPVEALHINRQLDYVMDTIATQNRSVRYAPGFRVQVYVGNQRQEVESIKLLIYQNFPELSPYLTYNQPTYKLKVGDFMRRIDAERYFSSIKRLVTSAQLQPDKVDVRRSLSIK
- the murB gene encoding UDP-N-acetylmuramate dehydrogenase; this translates as MVNIQSHVCLKPYNTFGIDVRARYWVEVNHEDDLPALLHLTEFLDTPKLILGGGSNVLLCHDFDGLVVKMSIQGIDVVREDDEHIYLKAGAGIVWHELVMYCVERGYAGMENLSLIPGTVGAAPMQNIGAYGVELEQIFDSLTAVHIKTGDIQTFNHADCAFGYRESVFKHNLKGQYIITSVTFRLAKQPTFHTRYGAIRETLADMGVSDENLTIRAISDAVMHIRRSKLPDPADIGNAGSFFKNPEIPQTQFEALKAQHDDLPGYPLADTDRVKVPAGWLIERAGWKGYRSGDAGVHAKQALVLVNYGKATGDEILNLARQVQSSVQERFGISISPEVNVI